In bacterium, the sequence TTGTTGTCACTACCTCCTCGCTTTATCCAATGTGTAACAATTTCTACCTCTTTATCCTCAGCATATTTTTTAAGAAAATAAAGGAATGGCAGATCATGTGTAAATATAATTACTTGTAGATGTTTAGCTCTTTCGACCAAGATAGATGCAATTAGTTCTCTCCATTCTAAATCGAGAGATGTGATTGGATCATCCAATATAATTCCACTACTATTTATATCTAACGATACTTCGGTAAGAAAATCTGCCAATGCAACAGCTCTCTTCTCTCCTTCACTTAATACCTTGTCTGGAGTAATATTTTCTATGGCAGATTCTAAAACAATTTGCTTACATGTTTCCCCCTTTTGCCCTGTTGTTGTCACCTTGACTTTAATTGGACGTTTTAGGTCTTTTAAAGTTTGCTCAAATAATTCTTTATAGTGTTTTGTAACTAATTGGTCAAACAATTCATTGTGTTTTGTTGTAATGTGCCTTGTGCTTAAAACAATATTGGCTACTTTTTGTGCCCAAATATATTTTTGAATATAATCTTCAATTTGTAAAAAATATTTTCTAAGTATCTGCCTATGCTGTAGGTTCAATAATTGTTGCTCAAGTTTAATAATCTCTTGTGTAGGGTTTTTCCCCGTCAATTCCTCTATCTCTATTCCCAGTGTCTTGATAATTTCTTCAATATTAGCGATTTCATTATTAAGTATTTGGGGTATAGTTTCTTCCGTGTGAGTATTTATAATTCTAAGAGCAGTGTCCCGTCGTTGGCAACAACTTTTTATAAATGTTATTAATTGTTTTGCTAGTATAGGATTGCATTCTTGTAAATATCTATAGCAAGTAGTTTCGTTGTCAAAAAAACGGAAATCAATTTTATTTAATTCATTCCGCTTTTTTGTAAGATTTGTTTGTGCCTCATCTAATTCTATCTGTGCCTTACCTTCTAAAAATGTCCATAAATGAGACAACAGTTCTCTTGCTTCACGCGAAAGAGACTGATTACAAAGTAGACAATGATCGTCAACTTGTGGATATGGTTTCTCGTCAGAGATTTGTTCGGCTTTAGCAAGTGAACCTGCATCTTTAATAAACGTATGCCAAACCTCACTTCCTGTTTGAGTGAAATGTTCTGATTTAAACTGATCAACACTAGTATTCTGAGCGATAGTCTTTTTTTGAGTGTATAGTTTTATTGCTTCTTTTATATCATTTATAACGCCATCACTTAATTTTTCATCCATTTCACGCAAAGAGTTAATTAAACTATTTAAATCTTTTATTGTTTGCGTAATTCTCTCTAACTGTTTAGGAATATTTTTAGTTTTTAGTTCGGCAATTGTAATACTTAAATTTTCAATTTGTTGTTCTTCTTCCGGTGACAATATTGCCATTTGCTTTAAGTCCTCAAGACTAGTTTCAGTCTTAAGATTAGCAATTAGTCCTGCAACTATTGACTCGCCTTGAAACAAAATGTTGAAATTATGAGGTTTTGAATACTCTTCGATTTTAGTATTTAAACGTTCCCTAACCTTATCCGTTACATCAGCTAACTTAGTAAGATAAGAAAGACCTGCTGGAGAAAAACTAAACATATTTGACTTTGTTAAATGTACTTGCACGCTGGTGCTGTCAAATACGTAAAATGGGATAACTTCTTGATTTCCCACCTGATGATGAATGGTTTTATTAAGAGTCCCGTCAAACATTTCAATATCAGCAGCTACTATTTCCGTAATACTATGCGTTTGTGTTATATCAGGAAGTAATTCTTTGTCCCCCCGTGTAAAACCAATACAACCAAATACTCTGGCATATCCTGACTTGCCAGAGCCATTTTCTCCGAATACAGTAGTCAAAGCTGGGCCAAAAGTAAGAGTTTGCCCCGGGACCAATGCGTTAACATGTTTCATGTTAAATATCTTTAACAATTTTACTTTTCCAATATAAGATGAGGAGATAGTATCTCCATCGTTAGAGAATTGTAATGTTGGACGTTCTTCGGTTAATGGTTCTAATTTTTCATCTTCTAATAAATATCGCAATAATTTACCATAATCAGATTCGGTTAATTCCTCTCCTTTTATTATCTTATTTAATGCAAATTGTTCCCAATACGGAAGCTTATTTGCCCATTGTTTTATTTCAGTGAAAATATTTAACATAGCTTTATTTTATACTTCAGGATTGCCCAATATCCAATCAACAGTTAGTCCTTTTTCCTCAAACAATGCTCTTGCTGTCTCTATATCATCTTTTGCTAATCTTGCACTAAGTTCACCAGCCGGATCTGGGTCGTCCCATATTTTATGGGTAAATAGTTTCTGAACAAATTGTTTGAAGTAATTAAATTCGGCATCTGGAATTTTTCTAAAAAAGAATTGAGCTCGTTGTTCATCGGTATAGTGCCGGAGATGTGTATTGATCACGTTTGTTAGCAAAATTACCCATGCACGAATAGAACCAGCTCCGAAGATTCTTTCGGCCCTTTTATGCATTGAATTATTTTTTTCAGGATCCCATTTATCATCAAGTCCCTCTTCAGCAACTATATTCATCAAACGAATCAGATTTCTTTTCTCGTCTTTTCGAAAATCTTCATCAGATTCAAATTCACATTCTGTAGGTGGTGGAACTAGCATATATTGAAAAAATGTCTTTTTGAGCCTAGCAAAAGTTAGTGGTTGTTGCCTCCCTCTACTCTTTTCAGATAAATACTTAGAGAGTTTATTATCGGGATCATCTATGATTTCATTGTACATAGCTAGAGCAATTTCATTTTTTGCCTGTGCTTTTGAGTGGTTTTTACTAACCATAAGAAAACTCATAAACTCTATTTCTGATTTCGCTCCCTCAGTTTTGATATACTCATTCCAATCTTCCCCAAATAGATCCGCATATTTTTTCATTAATTCATGTGAGTAAAAGGACATTTGACGAAATGATCCGTGTGCTTCCAAATTTGTCTCTTTTAATATTCTGGAGTCTGGAGTTAAATACACTTTGCATTCAATATATTTTTGTCCTGACCAAATTTGGGCAGCTGCTTTATGTTGGCCATCAAACAATAAAAGCCCACCATTTTCATCAATCCTACATATAGAGGGCGACAATTGTGTATTTAACTGAAAATGTCTATATAGCCCCCAAAGAGATACTACTCTTAATGCCCTAGGTTGCAGATCCTTATCATTTCCTATATTTACAACAGGTAATTTAGCATAGAAATACTTCCATTTTTTTATCGGGCATTCGTAAAGAGGAAAATTATGCGCAGAATCGTCAAAGTAGAGTGTTATATGATCTCCTTTATCTTCATATTTAATTTTTGGCTCACATCTCCCGCATTTTTCTTTTATCAAGTCATCTAAGTATTTAGGCCCACCTTCAAAAAAACGGTCCAATTCAATCTTATCCTTATATTCTTGTAAGCTCATAGTGCCAATCCTACTGTGATGCTTTTTGCAGACAGGAGCTATATTATCAATATTTGTTTGCCCACCTCTCGAATACGGCTTTATATGATGAAAGTCTATTACTTCATCATCTTCAAATGGAGCTCCATCGATAAAACATCTATTCCCATGGTGACTCAAAACCATTGCTTTTTCTTGTTCTGTTATTTGCCTTTTTTCGATAGACATTGAATTCCTCCCTTTGGTTAAATACTGCAACCCTCAATTAAAATACTACGCAAATTTTCTATTACTACTTAAAAACACTATACTTTGTTAAAAATCCTTGTCAACAATTCATTCCAAGAGCCCCTCCCTACTCACACCCCAACATCTCTTTTATTTTCTTTATATCCGTATGCTTTAGTTTCGTCTCCGCCTTACAAACCGGACATCTATGTAGCGAATAACGCCCCGGGTCTCTTATACAATCTTTCACCCAGTCGACGTGATTTCCGATTTTCTGGTCTTCACAATTCCTACACCGGATTATAACCATTCTGTTCTCTTCGTGGGTTCCTTTCTGGATGTCTTGAAGGGTGATGTAGTTGAAGGACATACAGGGAAAGAATAATATACTCTTAGTTTTTTGCAAGGGAAAAGTTAATTATTCCGAGAAAAAGTTAAGGATTTTTCAGTGAACAATGAACAGGAAACAGTAAGAAAAGACAAAAGACATTCTACCATGTCGTACCCTACAAAATAGGTAATATTTTTTGCCCCTCATTTCATTCGGGATAATAAGCTCTAATGCTTACCCCCAAAGAGATAGTA encodes:
- a CDS encoding HNH endonuclease signature motif containing protein, producing the protein MSIEKRQITEQEKAMVLSHHGNRCFIDGAPFEDDEVIDFHHIKPYSRGGQTNIDNIAPVCKKHHSRIGTMSLQEYKDKIELDRFFEGGPKYLDDLIKEKCGRCEPKIKYEDKGDHITLYFDDSAHNFPLYECPIKKWKYFYAKLPVVNIGNDKDLQPRALRVVSLWGLYRHFQLNTQLSPSICRIDENGGLLLFDGQHKAAAQIWSGQKYIECKVYLTPDSRILKETNLEAHGSFRQMSFYSHELMKKYADLFGEDWNEYIKTEGAKSEIEFMSFLMVSKNHSKAQAKNEIALAMYNEIIDDPDNKLSKYLSEKSRGRQQPLTFARLKKTFFQYMLVPPPTECEFESDEDFRKDEKRNLIRLMNIVAEEGLDDKWDPEKNNSMHKRAERIFGAGSIRAWVILLTNVINTHLRHYTDEQRAQFFFRKIPDAEFNYFKQFVQKLFTHKIWDDPDPAGELSARLAKDDIETARALFEEKGLTVDWILGNPEV